The region TTCCGGGGCGCGTTGCCTGTCAAAGAACACCCAGAACGCCACGGCGGCAGCCGCGACAATAACAACGACCGTACTGATCCACGTTTTTTTCATCTCGCATCCTTATCCTTGCGTTATGCCGGTTTACACCGGCACGCCGCTGTGGAAGCGAAACTCGTGGTCCGGTGTCGAGATAAGTGTGGCTTCAATTTCGCCAAAAAGCTGTATGCGCGGTGAGATATCGTCGTCGCTCACCTGCTGAGCCAGCGTCAGGTAGTCCTGATAGTGGCGCGCTTCCGAGCGCAGCAGCGAGAGATAGAACTTCTGCAAATCGTCGTCGAGGAACGGGGCCAGCGCGGCGAAGCGTTCGCAGGAGCGGGCTTCGATGTAGGCGCCGCAGATGAGCTTGTCGATCAGCGTCAGCGGTTCGTGGGTGCGCACTTCCTTCAGCATCCCTCTGGCGTAGCGGCTGGCGGTGATTTTGACGTACGGAATATCGCGGGCCAGCATCGCCTCGCGCACCTGCCAGAAGTGGTGCAGCTCCTCTTTAATCAGCAGCACCATGCTGTCGATGAGCGCCTGGCCCCACGGGTCGTCGGTTTTGGGCATCACGCTTTTGCCAATCTGCCTGTGCAGGGCGATGAAGTCCGGCTCCGGGCCGTCGCGGAAGGTGAACTGTTCGTAGGGTTTGAGCCACTCGAGCAGCGCGTCGGCACCGCTTTCGTCGGCGACGTATTTACGCACCAGCAGCAGCGCGGTCTGGGCGGCCTTAAGCTCGCACACCATGTGGTCGGTGAGCAGCAGCGGCAGGTTCGCCGGGTCGCGGGCTTTATCAATCCATGCTTGCGGGGTCGGGCACTGGAGGAAGTTGAGTACGGGGGCGAGTATCTGCGGGTAATCCATGGTTCTGCCTTGAAAAAGCGGTGGCGCGGGCCACCGCCTGAAACGCTTAGTGACGCACGCCGTCGTCGTCTTCGTCGACGTAATCTTCGTCGTCGCCTTCTTCGCCGTCTTCACCGTTCGGATCTTCGAAGTAGGTGCCCCAGCCGTCGTACTCCACGTCAAACTTCTCGGCCAGGTTCATCAGCTGTTCTACCTGCGCGTCAATCAGCTCCGCCTTCAGCGCGCCTTCGCTCAGGATATCGCAGCAGATGACGGTGTCGCCCTCTTCCACTTCCAGCTCTTCCGGCTCGGTCACTTCGTAACCCAGCTTGAAGGCTTCCACGGCCATTTTTTCCAGCGCGTCGAAATCATCCGCAGAGAAATGGTGCTCGATGGTGTACAGCGCGTCCGGATCGCTACCGTCTTCCAGCAGTTCTTCAATAATCAGACGCGTCTCTTCGCGTTGTTCTTCCAGGTGTTCCGGGTTTGCCATGGCTCAATCCTCTTTAAAGTGCGGCAGATACTTCTATTTTCACACACGGACGGGTTTGCCTCCACCTTTGTAAGAAAG is a window of Enterobacter hormaechei ATCC 49162 DNA encoding:
- the rraB gene encoding ribonuclease E inhibitor RraB gives rise to the protein MANPEHLEEQREETRLIIEELLEDGSDPDALYTIEHHFSADDFDALEKMAVEAFKLGYEVTEPEELEVEEGDTVICCDILSEGALKAELIDAQVEQLMNLAEKFDVEYDGWGTYFEDPNGEDGEEGDDEDYVDEDDDGVRH
- the miaE gene encoding tRNA isopentenyl-2-thiomethyl-A-37 hydroxylase MiaE; the protein is MDYPQILAPVLNFLQCPTPQAWIDKARDPANLPLLLTDHMVCELKAAQTALLLVRKYVADESGADALLEWLKPYEQFTFRDGPEPDFIALHRQIGKSVMPKTDDPWGQALIDSMVLLIKEELHHFWQVREAMLARDIPYVKITASRYARGMLKEVRTHEPLTLIDKLICGAYIEARSCERFAALAPFLDDDLQKFYLSLLRSEARHYQDYLTLAQQVSDDDISPRIQLFGEIEATLISTPDHEFRFHSGVPV